A window of the Penaeus vannamei isolate JL-2024 chromosome 19, ASM4276789v1, whole genome shotgun sequence genome harbors these coding sequences:
- the LOC113811295 gene encoding arylalkylamine N-acetyltransferase 1 has protein sequence MAAEDEIEYFFLKEGDFEEVVSFLAEDYFQREPITLGTGANEECQPGKGRMGEDVRRCLQSGLSVGARDRKTKQLIGLRVSNLLDRQKPFKSTQPRNEFEEVYRIAEHVVNHVFEEEADKFLMMFLLSVHKDYGARGIAGRMIKMSMEAGHAQGAQIAFTCISNVLSGKVFEKLGFRKGFTLEYEKPGHDFKVDLTKMHGNKVAYLVMKELP, from the exons ATGGCGGCCGAAGACGAGATCGAATATTTCTTCCTGAAGGAGGGCGACTTTGAGGAAGTCGTTTCCTTCCTTGCAGAGGACTACTTCCAGAGAGAACCTATT acCCTGGGCACGGGCGCCAACGAGGAGTGCCAGCCGGGCAAGGGGCGCATGGGCGAGGACGTCCGCAGGTGCCTCCAGTCCGGGCTCTCGGTGGGCGCGAGGGACCGGAAGACGAAACAGCTGATCGGGCTTCGCGTGAGCAACCTGCTGGACAGACAGAAGCCCTTTAAGTCTACACAGCCTCGTAATGAATTC GAGGAGGTCTACCGCATCGCAGAGCACGTAGTGAATCACGTGTTCGAAGAGGAAGCAGACAAGTTCCTCATGATGTTCCTGCTCAGTGTCCATAAGGATTACGGCGCCCGTGGCATCGCTGGCAGGATGATCAAG aTGAGCATGGAGGCCGGCCACGCCCAGGGCGCTCAAATAGCCTTCACTTGCATCAGCAACGTGCTCTCGGGGAAGGTCTTCGAGAAACTGGGCTTCAGGAAGGGCTTCACGCTGGAGTACGAGAAGCCAGGACACGACTTTAAGGTGGACCTCACGAAGATGCATGGCAATAAGGTCGCTTATCTCGTGATGAAGGAGTTGCCGTGA